In a genomic window of Wyeomyia smithii strain HCP4-BCI-WySm-NY-G18 chromosome 1, ASM2978416v1, whole genome shotgun sequence:
- the LOC129717190 gene encoding uncharacterized protein LOC129717190 — MTAACHTCKKEVTDASVQCCGFCKAVFHLKRCKISPAIAEEIHRNKQLFWMCQSCTSLMGDIRFRAAVGTAFEFGLNNALSANGEIAKNLKTEIMVELKNEIRSNFTALINSSSHTPKSSTRPIYPMRSVCSRRLFQKSEIVERRQSDLMCGTGNSLSPSDGTFTVPPSSQKFWIYLSRIFRDVTAEQVCELAKQRLGTNDVEAVRLVAKGKDIKSLLFISFKVGISADLKSKALSTSTWPRGMLFREFRDNNAAENFWNPIRSLNADPQQSSIMDPMSTHSLEPQDEVVMTE, encoded by the coding sequence ATGACTGCAGCTTGTCACACCTGTAAAAAAGAGGTAACTGATGCTTCGGTGCAATGCTGTGGTTTTTGTAAGGCCGTGTTTCACCTGAAACGTTGCAAGATATCACCTGCTATTGCAGAAGAGATACACCGGAATAAGCAACTTTTCTGGATGTGTCAATCTTGCACTTCACTGATGGGCGATATTCGTTTTCGGGCTGCTGTTGGTACTGCTTTCGAATTTGGACTTAATAATGCTCTCAGCGCAAATGGTGAAATTGCGAAAAATTTGAAGACAGAGATCATGGTTGAGCTGAAAAATGAAATTCGTTCGAATTTTACTGCTTTGATCAACTCTAGCTCACACACGCCAAAATCATCGACCCGGCCGATTTATCCGATGCGATCTGTGTGTAGCCGAAGGCTGTTTCAAAAGTCTGAAATTGTGGAACGTCGTCAATCTGATCTAATGTGTGGAACTGGAAATTCGCTGTCGCCTTCGGATGGAACATTCACCGTACCACCTTCTAGTCAAAAATTCTGGATCTACTTGTCCCGTATCTTTCGTGACGTCACTGctgaacaagtttgcgagtTGGCAAAGCAAAGATTGGGCACAAATGACGTTGAAGCTGTTAGGCTGGTAGCCAAGGGAAAGGATATCAAATCGCTGTTATTCATTTCATTTAAAGTTGGCATTAGTGCTGACCTAAAATCTAAGGCACTTTCGACTTCAACGTGGCCTAGAGGAATGTTGTTCCGCGAGTTCAGAGACAATAATGCTGCTGAAAATTTTTGGAATCCTATTCGATCACTGAATGCAGACCCTCAACAATCTTCAATCATGGATCCGATGTCAACTCACTCCCTAGAACCCCAGGACGAAGTAGTAATGACGGAATAA